In Chryseobacterium gleum, a single genomic region encodes these proteins:
- a CDS encoding cation:proton antiporter produces MELYYSFSALIVLASIFAYLNYRFLKLPSTIGIMVIAIVVSIFLVMFGETVLPRTFGHLHNLMNSIDFTEVLMGAMLNFLLFAGGIHININDLKEQFRPVLIFSTVGVVISTFVVGFGMFYLLPYVGINLPFIYCLVFGALISPTDPVAVLSVLKQANVSKSLETKVAGESLFNDGMAVVVFTVVLQLAIGNEVDLGVENIGLLLLREAGGGVLLGGLLGWVTSRLMREVDDYIISVLVTLSVVMGGYLIARQMHISGPLTMVAAGLFMGNFNVRFKMKSITQDYLIKFWELIDEILNAVLFLFIGFELLMIKDLRHFMIPGLVAIVVVLLARFISIWGPSKFTSLRRSFSPQTVKVLVWGGIRGGVSIALAMSIPKSEYSQIILSITYCVVVFSIIVQGLTIAKVANPNKIAKEEEEQENIAVEEKA; encoded by the coding sequence GTGGAATTATATTATTCATTTTCAGCATTAATCGTATTAGCATCAATATTTGCCTATCTTAACTACAGGTTTTTAAAACTTCCGAGTACTATCGGAATTATGGTGATCGCTATCGTGGTTTCCATTTTCCTGGTAATGTTCGGGGAAACAGTACTTCCGAGAACTTTCGGACACCTTCACAACCTGATGAACAGCATCGACTTTACAGAGGTTTTGATGGGAGCTATGCTTAATTTTCTTCTTTTTGCGGGAGGAATCCATATTAACATTAACGACCTGAAGGAGCAGTTCCGGCCGGTATTGATATTTTCTACGGTAGGTGTTGTTATTTCCACTTTTGTAGTAGGTTTCGGGATGTTTTATTTATTACCTTATGTAGGGATTAATCTTCCTTTCATCTACTGTCTCGTTTTTGGAGCGCTGATTTCGCCTACAGATCCTGTTGCGGTTCTGAGTGTCCTGAAACAGGCAAATGTTTCCAAATCATTGGAGACAAAGGTTGCCGGAGAATCCCTTTTCAATGATGGTATGGCCGTAGTGGTTTTCACTGTTGTCCTGCAGCTTGCCATTGGAAATGAAGTGGATCTTGGAGTTGAAAACATTGGTTTGCTGCTGCTGAGAGAAGCCGGAGGAGGGGTTTTACTGGGAGGATTGCTTGGATGGGTGACTTCCAGACTGATGCGTGAAGTGGATGATTATATTATCTCCGTACTGGTAACACTTTCCGTTGTGATGGGAGGTTATCTTATTGCAAGACAAATGCATATCTCAGGGCCACTGACGATGGTTGCCGCCGGATTATTTATGGGGAATTTTAATGTGAGATTTAAAATGAAATCCATTACTCAGGACTACCTGATCAAATTCTGGGAACTGATAGATGAAATCCTGAATGCCGTATTATTCCTGTTCATCGGTTTTGAGCTTCTGATGATTAAGGACCTCAGACATTTCATGATTCCTGGTCTGGTTGCTATTGTGGTCGTTTTATTGGCAAGATTTATTTCTATCTGGGGACCTTCAAAATTTACTTCTCTGAGAAGAAGTTTCAGTCCGCAGACCGTAAAAGTACTGGTTTGGGGAGGAATCCGTGGAGGCGTGTCTATTGCATTGGCGATGTCTATTCCTAAAAGTGAATACAGCCAGATTATTTTAAGTATTACCTACTGTGTCGTGGTCTTCTCAATCATTGTTCAGGGACTTACCATTGCTAAAGTGGCCAATCCTAATAAGATTGCCAAGGAGGAAGAAGAGCAGGAGAATATTGCTGTAGAAGAGAAAGCTTAA
- a CDS encoding DNA alkylation repair protein produces the protein MSIVKEIQEALAVLSIPEKAAFFPRFFKTGKGEYGEGDLFLGVKVPDQRSVAKEYYHKISLQELSILLSSEYHEHRLTALFMLISKFEKTKDKAVKEEVVAFYLDHLPYVNNWDLVDSTCYKILGRYAFENQKENLLRELSESEEMWHKRIAVVGTMHYIKKGSFDLTKEFVTRNMKHPHDLMHKANGWLLREMGNKNEGELISYLNSYYKEMPRTCLRYAIEKLDEDLRLDYLKGRV, from the coding sequence ATGAGTATTGTAAAAGAGATACAGGAAGCATTAGCTGTTCTTTCCATTCCTGAAAAGGCAGCATTCTTTCCGAGATTTTTTAAAACCGGAAAAGGAGAATATGGCGAAGGGGATTTGTTTTTGGGCGTAAAAGTTCCGGACCAGCGCTCAGTGGCAAAGGAATATTATCATAAAATAAGCCTGCAGGAACTCAGCATCTTACTTTCTTCAGAATACCATGAGCATAGATTAACAGCTCTTTTTATGCTGATTTCAAAATTTGAAAAAACAAAAGATAAAGCTGTAAAAGAAGAAGTGGTCGCTTTTTATCTTGATCATCTTCCTTATGTCAATAACTGGGATCTGGTAGATTCTACCTGTTACAAAATTTTAGGCAGGTATGCTTTTGAAAATCAGAAAGAAAATCTCCTTAGGGAACTTTCAGAATCTGAAGAAATGTGGCATAAGAGAATCGCTGTTGTTGGGACGATGCATTATATAAAAAAAGGTTCATTTGACCTTACAAAAGAATTCGTAACCAGAAATATGAAGCATCCTCATGACCTGATGCATAAGGCAAACGGATGGCTGCTTAGAGAAATGGGAAATAAGAATGAAGGCGAACTGATCAGCTATCTGAATTCATATTACAAAGAAATGCCGAGAACCTGCCTTCGGTATGCTATTGAAAAACTGGACGAAGATCTTCGTCTGGACTATCTCAAAGGACGTGTTTAA